The Pectobacterium wasabiae CFBP 3304 DNA segment GCCAGGTGGATATCGTTGTCGCGAATGCGGGAATCCAAAGACTAGGGGCGTTCGCCGATATGAGTGACGATGACTATGTCAGGTTGATAGACGTCAATATGAAAGGTGTTTTCCACACGCTGCGTGAGAGCGCCAGGCAGGTCTCTGATGGCGGGCGCATCATCGCTCTTTCATCAGGGACCACCAGTATGCGCCCGCCCACTTACGGCCCCTATGCGGCCAGCAAAGCGGCCGTGGAGGTGTTCGTTAACATTCTTGCGAAGGAACTGGCAGGACGGATGATTTCCGTCAATGCGGTGGCACCAGGTACCACGAATACGTCTCTTTTTACCGACGGCAAGACGCCAGAACAGATCGCAGGGTTTGCACAGCAGACGCCGTACAAACGACTTGGTGAACCGGAAGACATTGCCAACGTCGTCTCAATCCTTGCTGGAGGACGCGGAGGCTGGATCAATGGTCAGGTGGTGAATGCCAATGGCGGTCTGGTCTAGGGTCATCCTTGTCAATACAGCGATGTGCTTCACAACGTGGGGCTTGTCGACGATTGCAAGCTATGTGCTACAACGTCAAGTTAACTGATTTTCAATATTTCAGGAACACATCATGAGCATGAAAAATGACAACGAATGTGCCGGTAAGACCGGAACTGAACCCAATCTCCACCGACGTAAAATGTTGACCGCCGCCGCCATGGCCGCGCCAGCCGTGCTGTTAATGGGGGCGGCGAGTAGTGGAGTTCAAGCCGCACAACCCAAACCGGCTACTGGAAAAGTAGCATTGGTTACGGGGTCGTCACGTGGGATCGGCGCAGCCACTGCTAAGCGACTGGCTGCCGATGGTTTTAGTGTCACGGTCAACTACCTAACCAACCGCGAACTGGCTACTGGCGTTGTGCGGCAGATCGAGCAAGAAGGCGGCAAGGCCATCAGCGTACAGGCTGACGTCAGTGACCCGTCAGCCGTGCGCCGCTTGTTTGAAGCCAATAACGAGGCTTTTGGCGGTGTCGATGTTGTGGTGAGCAACGCAGGCATCATGCAGTTGGCACCTTTTACTGAACTCTCTGATGAGCAATTCGATCGTATGATGGCGGTTAACGTGAAGGGGAGTTTCAACGTTTTGCGCGAAGCTGCCCGTCGTGTACGCGATGGCGGAAGAATTCTTACGCTGTCTTCAAGCATCACGAAATTGCGCAGCCCGACCTATGGGTCGTATGCAGCTTCCAAAGCTGCGCAAGAGCTTTTTGCCAATATCCTTGCCAAGGAATTGGAAGGCCGCATGATTTCGGTCAATGCTATTGCCCCAGGATTGGTCAACACGACTCTCTTTACCGATGGTAAGACGCCGCAGCAAATTGCTGGTTTTGCCCAGCGTACGCCACACAAGCGGTTAGCTGAACCAGAAGATATTGCCAATGTCATCTCTACGCTTTGCAGTAACGATGGCGGGTGGGTGAACGGTCAAACCGTATTTGCCAATGGTGGCATCATCTGACGGTGGGCTAGTGTACGCATTTCTATGATGGCGGAAGCCGCTGCGCTGGCTTGGTAAATTCAGACTGGCGCAGTGGACCGCCGTAATATAGATAGGGGCGGCTCAGCGAAGTGCTTGGCCAGAGATACGGTAAAACAAAAATGCCGATTAAATAATCGGCAAAAGGATAAATAAAAGAATAGATAAATTGAAGTAATAATGATGATGAGCTGCGATTTTAGTCCGATACATATGCCCCGTTTTGCCGTTTGGTGCGATTTCAGCCTGTGCCCGCCGTTGTGGTCATGCCGTAAGGGTGACGGCAGGGATGGCTCGTCATAAAAATATACTGAGGCGTACTCTGCTGGAGGTGGTCTGTGCGTCTTGCATAACCTCTCACCCACGACGTGTTTTTTTCCCGTATAATCCCCTACTTTGTGTTAGGTCTCCGGGGTGACGGTGAAACTACTTTCCGACTTGCTGCGCCATATGCAGCAAGATTTGCGCGAGCCACAGCCTGAACGCGCAGGTTTCAGACAAATAACGCGTTCCTTAAGCCTCAGTGAGGCGTCTGAACTATTGCCGTGGTTGGCGACTCAGCCTGTGTATCCCCAGTTCTATTGGCAGCACCGTCAGGATCGTGAAGAGGTTGCCGTTTGTGGCAAGCTGTGCGGGTTTCGTCATATTCAGGATGCTGAGGCGTTCCTCATTCAGCAGCAGTGCGATCCCGACGTGCGCATCTGGGGGCTGAATGCCTTTAACCAAGTGAAAGAAGAGGGCGCTTCATCACCTGGCTACTTGTTCTTGCCCCGCGTGGAACTACGACGTCAGGATGATACGCTCAGCTTGAGCATTAACCTGTTCAGTGAAACGTCATTACAACAGGATGCTGTCGAGGCTTCGGCGTTTATTAACTTGCTTCTTCCGCCAGCATCACAGCCTCTTTTGCACGCGGAGGTGCAGTCTGTCGCGCATCAGCCGGAGCGTCAGGGGTGGATTGATTTGCTTCAGCGGGCGCTGCATGACATCAAAACAGGGCTAATGGAAAAGGTCGTTTTGGCGCGAGCAACCACGCTAACGCTGACACAACCGCTACAGGCAACCACCTTTATGGCCGCCAGCCGTGCGGCGAATCATCACTGTTTCCATTTCATGCTGGCGCACGATGCGCGCCATGCGTTTCTCGGTTCCAGCCCGGAGCGGCTTTATCGCCGGCGGGGGAGTGAATTGGAAACGGAAGCCTTAGCGGGAACGGTGGCAGGCGATCGCGATGCACTTAAAGCCGCTGAACTGGCCGATTGGCTGATGAAAGACACCAAGAATCAGTGCGAGAACATGCTGGTGGTGGATGATATTTGCCAGCGACTACAGCAATCTGCGCTGTCGCTGGATGTCATGCCACCAGAAATTGTGCGTTTGCGTAAGGTGCAGCATCTGCGTCGTACCATTCATGCCACGTTGAGAACGGCGTCCGATAGCGCGTGCCTGAATATATTACAGCCTACTGCGGCAGTCGCGGGTTTGCCGAGGCAGGAAGCGCGCCGCTTTATTGCGGCGTATGAGCCGTTCGAGCGCGGTTGGTATGCGGGTTCTGCGGGTTACTTGTCGCGTCAGCAGTCTGAATTCAGTGTGGCACTGCGCTCGGCTGAAGTGCGGGATCATGTTTTGACGCTCTATGCTGGTGCCGGGATTGTGGCAGGTTCTGATCCAGAACAAGAATGGCAGGAGTTGGAAAACAAAGCAGCAGGGCTGAGATCCCTGTTAGACGGTGATATGTCATAGTTTTGTTTTATGGTTGTTGTGCTAGGTACTGGTTTATATCAAAGTCAGCGTAGTAAAAAAAAATATAATAAGGCTGATCGCGATAGTCGTTGAAGGGCAACCGGGCCGCCAACAGTTGGATCAATAGTATTTGCTATACCCTAAATAATTCGAGTTGCAGGAAGGCGGCGAGCGCACGATTCCCCAGGAGCTTACATCAGTAAGTGACTGGGGTGAGTAAGAGAAGCTAACGCACATGCAGCTTGAAGTATGACGGGAATAACCTGCAACCTGAGTTGTTGAGTACATCATGTCAACAAGTGTATTTAATCGCCGTTGGGCTACATTGCTGCTGGAATCGCTGACCCGCCATGGCGTCCGGCACATCTGCATCGCGCCTGGTTCTCGCTCTACTCCGCTGACGCTGTCTGCGGCAGATAATCGTGCACTGATTTGCCATACCCATTTCGATGAACGGGGGCTGGGGCATCTTGCGCTCGGGCTGGCAAAGGCTTCGCGTGAACCGGTTGCGATTATCGTGACGTCAGGGACTGCCGCTGCCAACCTTTACCCGGCAATTATTGAAGCGGGACTGACCGGTGAACGGCTGGTGGTTTTGACGGCCGATCGTCCGCCGGAGCTGATTGACTGCGGTGCGAATCAGGCGATTCGCCAGCACGCACTGTATGCGTCACACCCCACGCTGTCGCTGGATTTACCGCGCCCTACGCCCGATATTCCGGCTAACTGGCTGGTTTCCTCAGTGGATAGTGCTATGGCACGGCTTACTCACGGCGCGTTGCACATTAACTGTCCCTTTGCTGAACCGCTTTATGGTGCCGATGATGGCACTGCTTATCAAGACTGGCTGATGACGCTGGGTGACTGGTGGAATAGCCGCGAACCCTGGCTGCGTGAAATGCGCCAGAGTGCGCTGGCGGTGCAGCCGGACTGGCCGCAGTGGCGACAGAAACGTGGTGTCGTCCTCGCTGGGCGCGTGAGTCCGGAACACGGGGCGCGTCTCGCGGCATGGGCGAACGAGTTAGGCTGGCCGCTGATTGGTGATGTCCTGTCGCAAAGTGGGCAGCCTTTGCCCTGTGCGGATATTTGGCTGGCGCACCCAGAAGCGGCGAATCTTTTACGGCAGGCAGAGATCGTCCTACAGTTCGGCGGTAGCCTGACCGGTAAACGCCTGCTGCAATGGCAAGAACAGTGTCAGCCGCAAGAATTTTGGTTAATTGACGATCTGCCGGGACGACTGGACCCGGCTCACCATCGCGGGCGTCGTTTGGTTGCGGATGTTGGCGAATGGCTGTCGGCGCATCCAGCAGAAAAACAGGCATCGTGGGCGGATTTACTGGTGGATATTGCCGACAGAACGCAGCGGCAGATCGATACGTATCTGGCTTCCCGTTTTGGTGAAGCGCAGTTGGCGCAGCGAATACCGGCGCTGTTGCCACCGGATGGGCAACTGTTTGTCGGTAATAGCCTCGTGGTACGTCTGATCGACGCGCTGGCGCAGCTCCCACAAGGTTATCCCGTGTATGGGAATCGAGGAGCCAGCGGCATTGATGGCCTGATTTCCACGCTGGCTGGCGTACAGCGTGCCACGGCGAAAGCGACGCTGGGCATCGTCGGCGATCTCTCTGCATTATACGATTTGAATGCGCTGTCGCTGTTGCGCCAGTCTCCCGCACCGCTGGTGTTGATCGTGGTGAACAATAACGGTGGCCAGATCTTTTCCCTGCTGCCGACACCGGTTGACCAGCGCGAAGCGTTTTATTGCATGCCGCAAAATGTGGAGTTCGGACATGCTGCGGCGATGTTTGGCCTGAATTACGTGCGCGCCGAGAACTGGGAACAACTCGCGGATACGGTGTCCCATTGCTGGACACAGGGCGGCGTTACGCTGCTTGAAGTGGTGGTTGAACCGAAAGACGGCGCGGAAACGCTCAATGAACTGGTCGCGCAGGTGGCGGCGTGGACCCACTAGATCCTCAAGGGTTAGGCTGCCGGAAAGTGACGCATGGCGCGGTTGCTCCGATGCAGCCGTGGCTGGTGTGCCTGCATGGTTTATTAGGAAGTGGTGAGGACTGGCAGCCTGTCCTGCCGTTTTTTCGTGACTGGCCGGTGCTGCTGGTGGATTTACCCGGACACGGCGCGTCGCAAGCCATTGCTACAGCCGATTTTGCCGATATCAGCCGCCAATTAACCGCAACGCTGCTGGAGCAGGGTATCGAGCGCTATTGGCTGCTGGGTTATTCGCTCGGTGGACGCATTGCGATGTATCACGCCTGCGACGGGCACCATGACGGCATGCAGGGGTTGCTGGTCGAAGGGGGACACCTCGGTTTGGCAACGCCAGATCTACGTAAGGAACGTATTCATCATGATGCACGCTGGGCGCAGCGTTTTCGTCAGGAGCCACTGCCAGAGGTTTTGCAGGATTGGTATCAGCAGGCGGTTTTTGCCGATGTTGATTCGGCGCAGCGTGAACAACTGATAGTTCGTCGCAGCGGCAATCACGGTGCATCCGTTGCAGCGATGCTGGAAGCGACCTCTCTGGGGCGGCAGCCTTTTTTGGCAGAGCGCCTCCGGCACCTGTCGATACCTTTTATTTACTTATGCGGTGCCAGCGACGTGAAATTTCAGACGCTGGCGGCGCAATACGGCCTGCCGTTACTGAGCGTGGCTCAGGCGGGTCATAATGCTCATCAGGCGAACCCAACGGCCTATGCCGAGCGGGTTCGCTCTTTTCTTTCGCATCCCGTTAAGGATTGATAACTATGCTTTATCCGAGTGAAGAACTGCTTTACGCACCGATTGAATGGCACGATTGCAGCGGCGACTTCGCCGATATTCTCTACCATAAATCTATCGATGGGATTGCCAAAATCACCATTAACCGTCCTCAGGTACGCAATGCGTTTCGTCCGCAAACGGTAAAAGAGATGATTCAGGCACTCGATAATGCGCGTCATGACGACGGTATCGGGACGATTATCCTGACCGGTGCTGGCGATAAGGCATTCTGCTCCGGCGGCGATCAGAAAGTGCGCGGCGACTACGGCGGTTATCAGGATGACAGCGGTGTGCACCACCTGAACGTGCTGGATTTCCAGCGCCAGATCCGCACCTGTCCAAAGCCAGTCATTGCGATGGTCGCAGGTTATTCCATCGGTGGCGGACACGTTCTGCACATGATGTGCGATCTGACGATTGCGGCAGAAAATGCCATCTTCGGTCAAACGGGTCCGCGTGTTGGTTCCTTTGACGGCGGTTGGGGGGCTTCTTACATGGCTCGCATCGTGGGTCAGAAGAAAGCGCGTGAAATCTGGTTCCTGTGTCGCCAGTACGACGCTGCGCAAGCGTTGGATATGGGGCTGGTGAATACCGTGGTTCCGTTGGCCGATCTGGAAAAAGAAACTGTGCGCTGGTGCCGTGAAATGCTGCAAAACAGCCCGATGGCGCTGCGTTGCCTGAAAGCGGCACTGAACGCGGACTGTGACGGTCAGGCTGGCTTGCAGGAACTGGCAGGTAACGCCACCATGTTGTTCTATATGACCGATGAAGGGCAGGAAGGCCGCAACGCGTTCAATGAAAAACGCCAGCCTGACTTCAGCAAATTCAAACGGAATCCGTAATGCGCCGGGTCACTCTCTATCGTTACAGTGTGCCGATGGAAGCCGGGGTGGTGCTGCGCAATCAGCGCCTGAAAACCCGCGATGGTCTTATCGTTCGCCTGCAAGAAGGTGAACGGTTGGGCTGGGGCGAGATTGCGCCGCTGCCGGAGTTCAGTGTGGAAACGCTGGCAGACGCGGAATCAGCCGCGCTTGAACAACTGCAATCGTGGGTGACAGGGCGAGCATTTTCTAACGATCTTCCGCCGTCCGTTGCGTTTGGTTTGAGTTGTGCGCTGGCTGAGCTGGATCAGCGCCTGCCACAGGCGGCGGACTATCGCAAAGCGCCGCTGTGTAATGGCGATCCTGATGAGCTGTTCGAGATGCTTCAGTCGATGCCGGGCGAGAAAGTGGCAAAGATAAAAGTCGGCCTGTACGAAGCCGTGCGTGACGGTATGATTGTTAATGTCCTGCTGGAAGCGTTGCCGGATTTGAAACTCCGTCTGGATGCCAACCGCAGTTGGACACGAGCCAAAGCGGACGGCTTCGCCCGCTATGTCGCTCCGTCACTGCGTTCACGCATTGCTTTTCTCGAAGAACCCTGCAAAACCCGTGACGAATCCCGTGAATTTGCGCGGGAAACGGGCATCAACATTGCCTGGGACGAAAGCGTGCGCGAGGCAGATTTTCGGGTGGAAGCCGAACCGGGTGTGAGTGCGATTGTGATCAAGCCGACGCTGGTCGGTAGCTTAGCCCGCTGTCAGCAACTGGTGCAGGAAACGCACCAAGCTGGATTAACTGCGGTGATCAGCTCCAGCATTGAATCCAGTCTGGGCCTAACTCAGCTAGCGCGCTTGGCACATTGGTTGACGCCGGACACGGTTCCTGGGCTGGATACGTTAGATCTGATGCAGGCGCAGGTGATTCAACG contains these protein-coding regions:
- the menH gene encoding 2-succinyl-6-hydroxy-2,4-cyclohexadiene-1-carboxylate synthase encodes the protein MDPLDPQGLGCRKVTHGAVAPMQPWLVCLHGLLGSGEDWQPVLPFFRDWPVLLVDLPGHGASQAIATADFADISRQLTATLLEQGIERYWLLGYSLGGRIAMYHACDGHHDGMQGLLVEGGHLGLATPDLRKERIHHDARWAQRFRQEPLPEVLQDWYQQAVFADVDSAQREQLIVRRSGNHGASVAAMLEATSLGRQPFLAERLRHLSIPFIYLCGASDVKFQTLAAQYGLPLLSVAQAGHNAHQANPTAYAERVRSFLSHPVKD
- a CDS encoding SDR family oxidoreductase; translated protein: MSTQDFNNPVRSGEASLSRRKILTAAAIAMPAALILGPASGVAGVVQSNTATSKAALVTGSSRGIGAAIAKRLALDGYAVTVNYLNNRELAAGVVRDIESAGGKAIFEQADVSDAKAVRRLFDKHREAFGQVDIVVANAGIQRLGAFADMSDDDYVRLIDVNMKGVFHTLRESARQVSDGGRIIALSSGTTSMRPPTYGPYAASKAAVEVFVNILAKELAGRMISVNAVAPGTTNTSLFTDGKTPEQIAGFAQQTPYKRLGEPEDIANVVSILAGGRGGWINGQVVNANGGLV
- the menD gene encoding 2-succinyl-5-enolpyruvyl-6-hydroxy-3-cyclohexene-1-carboxylic-acid synthase, with product MSTSVFNRRWATLLLESLTRHGVRHICIAPGSRSTPLTLSAADNRALICHTHFDERGLGHLALGLAKASREPVAIIVTSGTAAANLYPAIIEAGLTGERLVVLTADRPPELIDCGANQAIRQHALYASHPTLSLDLPRPTPDIPANWLVSSVDSAMARLTHGALHINCPFAEPLYGADDGTAYQDWLMTLGDWWNSREPWLREMRQSALAVQPDWPQWRQKRGVVLAGRVSPEHGARLAAWANELGWPLIGDVLSQSGQPLPCADIWLAHPEAANLLRQAEIVLQFGGSLTGKRLLQWQEQCQPQEFWLIDDLPGRLDPAHHRGRRLVADVGEWLSAHPAEKQASWADLLVDIADRTQRQIDTYLASRFGEAQLAQRIPALLPPDGQLFVGNSLVVRLIDALAQLPQGYPVYGNRGASGIDGLISTLAGVQRATAKATLGIVGDLSALYDLNALSLLRQSPAPLVLIVVNNNGGQIFSLLPTPVDQREAFYCMPQNVEFGHAAAMFGLNYVRAENWEQLADTVSHCWTQGGVTLLEVVVEPKDGAETLNELVAQVAAWTH
- the menF gene encoding isochorismate synthase MenF gives rise to the protein MKLLSDLLRHMQQDLREPQPERAGFRQITRSLSLSEASELLPWLATQPVYPQFYWQHRQDREEVAVCGKLCGFRHIQDAEAFLIQQQCDPDVRIWGLNAFNQVKEEGASSPGYLFLPRVELRRQDDTLSLSINLFSETSLQQDAVEASAFINLLLPPASQPLLHAEVQSVAHQPERQGWIDLLQRALHDIKTGLMEKVVLARATTLTLTQPLQATTFMAASRAANHHCFHFMLAHDARHAFLGSSPERLYRRRGSELETEALAGTVAGDRDALKAAELADWLMKDTKNQCENMLVVDDICQRLQQSALSLDVMPPEIVRLRKVQHLRRTIHATLRTASDSACLNILQPTAAVAGLPRQEARRFIAAYEPFERGWYAGSAGYLSRQQSEFSVALRSAEVRDHVLTLYAGAGIVAGSDPEQEWQELENKAAGLRSLLDGDMS
- the menC gene encoding o-succinylbenzoate synthase, producing MRRVTLYRYSVPMEAGVVLRNQRLKTRDGLIVRLQEGERLGWGEIAPLPEFSVETLADAESAALEQLQSWVTGRAFSNDLPPSVAFGLSCALAELDQRLPQAADYRKAPLCNGDPDELFEMLQSMPGEKVAKIKVGLYEAVRDGMIVNVLLEALPDLKLRLDANRSWTRAKADGFARYVAPSLRSRIAFLEEPCKTRDESREFARETGINIAWDESVREADFRVEAEPGVSAIVIKPTLVGSLARCQQLVQETHQAGLTAVISSSIESSLGLTQLARLAHWLTPDTVPGLDTLDLMQAQVIQRWPDSTLPLLAVEQLDVVWQS
- a CDS encoding SDR family oxidoreductase, with product MSMKNDNECAGKTGTEPNLHRRKMLTAAAMAAPAVLLMGAASSGVQAAQPKPATGKVALVTGSSRGIGAATAKRLAADGFSVTVNYLTNRELATGVVRQIEQEGGKAISVQADVSDPSAVRRLFEANNEAFGGVDVVVSNAGIMQLAPFTELSDEQFDRMMAVNVKGSFNVLREAARRVRDGGRILTLSSSITKLRSPTYGSYAASKAAQELFANILAKELEGRMISVNAIAPGLVNTTLFTDGKTPQQIAGFAQRTPHKRLAEPEDIANVISTLCSNDGGWVNGQTVFANGGII
- the menB gene encoding 1,4-dihydroxy-2-naphthoyl-CoA synthase; amino-acid sequence: MLYPSEELLYAPIEWHDCSGDFADILYHKSIDGIAKITINRPQVRNAFRPQTVKEMIQALDNARHDDGIGTIILTGAGDKAFCSGGDQKVRGDYGGYQDDSGVHHLNVLDFQRQIRTCPKPVIAMVAGYSIGGGHVLHMMCDLTIAAENAIFGQTGPRVGSFDGGWGASYMARIVGQKKAREIWFLCRQYDAAQALDMGLVNTVVPLADLEKETVRWCREMLQNSPMALRCLKAALNADCDGQAGLQELAGNATMLFYMTDEGQEGRNAFNEKRQPDFSKFKRNP